A section of the Gossypium arboreum isolate Shixiya-1 unplaced genomic scaffold, ASM2569848v2 Contig00219, whole genome shotgun sequence genome encodes:
- the LOC128288447 gene encoding cytochrome b6-like, whose protein sequence is MKFSYTVLGGGSSWFTYLNKVYDWFEERLEIQAIADDITSKYVPPHVNIFYCLGGITLTCFLVQVATGFAMTFYYRPTVTEAFASVQYIMTEANFGWLIRSVHRWSASMMVLMMILHVFRVYLTGGFKKPRELTWVTGVVLGVLTASFGVTGYSLPRDQIGYWAVKIVTGVPEAIPVIGSPLVELLRGSASVGQSTLTRFYSLHTFVLPLLTAVFMLMHFLMIRKQGISGPL, encoded by the coding sequence ATGAAATTCTCATATACGGTTCTCGGGGGGGGGTCCTCTTGGTTTACCTATCTCAATAAAGTCTATGATTGGTTCGAAGAGCGCCTCGAAATTCAGGCGATTGCAGATGATATAACTAGTAAATATGTTCCTCCTCATGTTAACATATTTTATTGTCTAGGAGGAATTACGCTTACTTGTTTTTTGGTACAAGTAGCTACAGGATTTGCTATGACTTTTTACTATCGTCCAACCGTTACTGAGGCTTTTGCTTCTGTTCAATACATAATGACTGAAGCTAACTTTGGTTGGTTAATCCGATCAGTTCATCGATGGTCGGCAAGTATGATGGTCTTAATGATGATCCTGCACGTATTTCGTGTCTATCTCACTGGTGGTTTTAAAAAACCTCGCGAATTAACTTGGGTTACAGGCGTGGTTCTGGGTGTGTTGACCGCATCTTTTGGCGTAACAGGTTATTCCTTACCTCGGGACCAAATTGGTTATTGGGCAGTCAAAATCGTAACAGGCGTTCCGGAAGCTATTCCGGTAATAGGATCGCCTTTGGTAGAGTTATTACGTGGAAGTGCTAGTGTGGGACAATCCACTTTGACCCGTTTTTATAGTTTACACACTTTTGTATTACCCCTTCTTACTGCTGTATTTATGTTAATGCATTTCCTAATGATACGTAAGCAAGGCATTTCTGGTCCTTTATAG
- the LOC128288444 gene encoding photosystem II CP47 reaction center protein codes for MGLPWYRVHTVVLNDPGRLLSVHIMHTALVAGWAGSMALYELAVFDPSDPVLDPMWRQGMFVIPFMTRLGITNSWGGWSITGGTITNPGIWSYEGVAGAHIVFSGLCFLAAIWHWVYWDLEIFCDERTGKPSLDLPKIFGIHLFLSGVACFGFGAFHVTGLYGPGIWVSDPYGLTGKVQPVNPAWGVEGFDPFVPGGIASHHIAAGTLGILAGLFHLSVRPPQRLYKGLRMGNIETVLSSSIAAVFFAAFVVAGTMWYGSATTPIELFGPTRYQWDQGYFQQEIYRRVSAGLAENQSLSEAWSKIPEKLAFYDYIGNNPAKGGLFRAGSMDNGDGIAVGWLGHPIFRDKDGRELFVRRMPTFFETFPVVLVDGDGIVRADVPFRRAESKYSVEQVGVTVEFYGGELNGVSYSDPATVKKYARRAQLGEIFELDRATLKSDGVFRSSPRGWFTFGHASFALLFFFGHIWHGARTLFRDVFAGIDPDLDAQVEFGAFQKLGDPTTRRQVV; via the coding sequence ATGGGTTTGCCTTGGTATCGTGTTCATACTGTCGTATTGAATGATCCCGGTCGCTTGCTTTCTGTTCATATAATGCATACGGCTCTGGTTGCTGGTTGGGCCGGTTCAATGGCTCTATATGAATTAGCCGTTTTTGATCCCTCCGATCCCGTTCTTGATCCAATGTGGAGACAAGGTATGTTCGTTATACCCTTCATGACTCGTTTAGGAATAACCAATTCATGGGGCGGTTGGAGTATTACAGGGGGGACTATAACAAATCCGGGTATTTGGAGTTACGAAGGTGTGGCCGGAGCACATATTGTGTTTTCTGGCTTGTGCTTCTTGGCAGCTATCTGGCATTGGGTATATTGGGATCTAGAAATTTTTTGTGATGAGCGCACAGGAAAACCTTCTTTGGATTTGCCCAAGATTTTTGGAATTCATTTATTTCTCTCAGGAGTGGCTTGCTTTGGCTTTGGCGCATTTCATGTAACAGGATTGTATGGTCCTGGAATATGGGTGTCGGACCCTTATGGACTAACTGGCAAGGTCCAACCTGTAAATCCGGCGTGGGGCGTGGAAGGTTTTGATCCTTTTGTTCCGGGAGGAATAGCCTCTCATCATATTGCAGCAGGGACATTGGGCATATTAGCGGGCTTATTCCATCTTAGTGTCCGCCCGCCCCAACGTTTATACAAAGGATTACGTATGGGAAATATTGAAACCGTCCTTTCCAGTAGTATAGCTGCTGTCTTTTTTGCAGCTTTTGTTGTTGCCGGAACTATGTGGTATGGTTCAGCAACTACCCCCATCGAATTATTTGGTCCTACTCGTTATCAATGGGATCAAGGATACTTCCAGCAAGAAATATATCGAAGGGTTAGTGCTGGGTTAGCCGAAAATCAAAGTTTATCAGAAGCTTGGTCTAAAATTCCTGAAAAATTAGCTTTTTATGATTACATTGGCAATAATCCGGCAAAAGGAGGATTATTCAGAGCGGGTTCAATGGACAACGGGGATGGAATAGCCGTTGGGTGGTTAGGGCACCCTATCTTTAGAGATAAAGACGGGCGTGAACTTTTTGTACGTCGTATGCCTACTTTTTTTGAAACATTTCCGGTTGTTTTGGTAGACGGAGACGGAATTGTTAGAGCGGATGTCCCTTTTAGAAGGGCAGAATCAAAGTATAGTGTCGAACAAGTAGGTGTAACTGTTGAGTTCTATGGCGGCGAACTCAATGGAGTGAGTTATAGTGATCCTGCTACTGTGAAAAAATATGCTAGACGTGCTCAATTGGGTGAAATTTTTGAATTAGATCGTGCTACTTTGAAATCCGATGGTGTTTTTCGTAGCAGTCCGAGGGGTTGGTTTACTTTTGGGCATGCTTCGTTTGCCTTGCTTTTCTTCTTCGGACACATTTGGCATGGTGCTAGAACCCTGTTCAGAGATGTTTTTGCCGGTATTGATCCAGATTTGGATGCTCAAGTGGAATTTGGAGCATTCCAAAAACTTGGAGATCCAACTACAAGAAGACAAGTAGTCTGA